CGACCGGTCGAGCCGGAGGTGTAGATCACGTACGCCAGGTTTGCGGGATGGACGGCGACGCCGGGTCGGTCCTCGCGCCCGCCCTCCGCCTCCAGGGCCGCCAGCGGCGTCCCGCCCACGGGAGCGGAGTCAGTGAGAGCTGAGTCAGTGAGAGCTGAGTCAGTGGGAGCGGAGTCGGTGGGAGCGGAGTCGGTCAGCACCAGGGCCGGCTGGGCGTCGGCGACCATGCCGGCCAGCCGCTCGGCGGGCAGCGCCGGGTCCAGCGGCAGGTAGCCGGCGCCGGCCTTGAGGATGCCCAGGATGCCGACCACCAGCTCGACCGAGCGCTGCATGCACAGCCCGACCAGCTGGTCAGGCCCGACGCCGCGGCCGATCAGGGCGGCGGCCAGCCGGTTCGCGCGGCGGTCCAGGGTGGCGTAGTCCAGCGACTGGCCTCGGCTGACCACCGCGAGTTGGGCGGGAAAGCGGCTGGCCTGGACCTCGAACCGCTCGACCAGGCCGGCCGGTCCTGCCAGGGCGTCCGGGGCGGCGACGCTCAGGGCGGCGGCGTGCGGGGCGGCGTTGTAGCCGTAGAGCTCGTGCTGCCGTTCGGCGGCGCTGAGCAGCTCGAGCTCGCCGATCGGCCGGTGCGGATCACGGCTCACCTGCTTCAGCAGCCGGACGAAGTGCGCCGCCATCCGGGCGATCGTGGCGGGCTCGAACAGGTCGCTGTCGTACTCGAACAGCAGCTCCAGCTCACCGCCGCGCTCGGTCACCTCCAGCGCCAGGTCGAAGCGGGCCGCGCCGGTGCTGGTCTCCAGCGGTCGCAACGCCAGCCCGGGCAACTCCTGCTCTCCCAGCGGCATGTTCTGCAGCACCAGCATCACCTGGAACAGCGGCGAGTAGCTGGCGTGCCGCTCCGGCCGCAGCGCCTGGACCAGCTGCTCGAAGGGCTGGTCGGCGTGGGCGTAGGCCTCCAGCACCCGGTGGCGCACCTGGCCCAGCAGCTCGGAGAAGGGCTGGCCCGGCGCCAGCTGGCTGCGGATCACCACGGTGTTGATGAAGTGGCCGATCAGCTGCTCCAGCTCGCTGGAGTCGCGGTTGGCGAACGGCGTTCCGACGCACACGTCGTCCTGCCCGCTGTAGCGCCACAGCAGCACCGACAGGCTGGCCATCAGCGTCATGAACAGCGTCGCCTCGCCGGCCCGGCTGAGGGCGTGCAGACCGCGGAGGGTGCCGGCGTCAGCGGTGACGTAGAGGCGCCCGCCCTGAAAGCGCTGGGCGGCCGGTCGCGGCCGGTCGGTCGGCAACGCCAGCAGGGTCGGCGCGTCGGCGAGGCGGGAGGCCCAGTACTCCAGCGCGTCCCCCGGCTCGCGCTCGCGCTGCCACAGCGCGTAGTCCGGGTACTGGACGGCCAACTCCGGCAGCGGTGACGGCCTGTCCTGCAGGTAGGCGCCGTAGAGCTGGCCCACCTCGTGCACCAGGATGCCGATCGACCAGCCGTCGGCGACGATGTGGTGGACGTTGAGCAGCCAGCGGTACTGCTGTGGGCCCAGCTTGAGCAGGCTGGTGCGCAGCAGCGGTCCGGTGGCCAGGTCGAACGGGGCCCGGGCGTCGGCCTCGGTGATCTGGCGGGCCCGTTCCAGCCGCTCGGGCGCCGGCAGGCCGGTGAGGTCGGTCAAGGTCATCGGAGCCGGGCCGGCGGGCAGCACCTGCTGACAGGGCTCGCCGTCGACGAGTGGGAACACGGTGCGCAGCGACTCGTGCCGGCGGACCACCTCTGACACCGCCCGTCGCAGCGCGGTGAGGTCCAGCTCGCCGGTGATCTCGAACGCGGAAGGGTTGTTGTAGAAGGGGTTTCCGGGCGACAGCTGGTCGAGATACCAGAGCTGGCGCTGGGAGGATGACAGCGGCAACGGCGCGTCCGAGGGCGGCCGGCGGTTGAGCCGACCGGCGCCGGGCTGCGCGTCGCCGCTGAGGATGGCGATCAGTTGCTGCTTGTTCCGCTTGAGCGCGGCCAGCCGGTCGGGGGTGAGAAAGCCTTTGGGCGCGGTGAGCCGGAGCTTGCCGTCGGCGACCTCGAGGCCGACGGCATGGTGGTGAAACAGCTCCAGCAGCTCGTAGGCGTTCATATCTCGATCTGTTCCATCTCGGCGCCGTCCATTTCGGCGCCGTCCATCTCGGCGCCGTCCAGCTCGATGCTGCCCGGCTGCGGCGCCCGCAGGCCGCCCACCATCGAGTAGACCAGCTGGTGGGTCGGGCCCAGCTCCAGCAGCGGAGCCAGCTCGGCCCGCTCCACCGAGCCGATGCCGCACAGCCCCACGCCCAGCTCCGGCGCGGCCATCGTCAGCAACTGCGCCATCGCACCGGCCTCGACCTGGCAGAAGCCCAGGCTCTCAGACCCGTAGAGCGGCTCGATCGCCGCCAGCTCGGCCACCAGGAACAGCGCGAAGGCGGCCGCCTGGAACACCGGGCGGTTGACGAAGTAGTCATAGGCGTCCGGGCTCAGCGTCCGTCCGGCGCCGACCGCCACCAGCCGGTGCTCGCTCGGGTCGTAGTAGTACGCCCCGCCCGGCACGCCGGCCACCCGGCCCGGCTTGAGATAGAGGTAGGTCTGCACCGGGTAGCTGCTGCCGGCCGAGCCGTAGAGGTACTTCCCACGGCCGTCCAGCTCGCGCTGGGACAGCCACGCCAGCAACTGGGACAAGGTCTGGACGCCGACCGGCTCGGTGCGGAACTGCCGCACCGAGCGCAGCTGGGCATAGCGGCGCGCGAAGGCCGGATCGGTCGGGGCGGCCAGCGCGACGGCCGGCGCGCCGCTGTCGACGCTGCGCAGCCCGAGACCGGCCGCCTTGAGCTGCTGCCGTGCCCGCGGGTCCTCGACCACGCCGACGCCGTCCGCGCTCGCCGGACCGCTGGAGGCGCCCGGCGCGTGCTGGGCGCCGCGCTGGGCGCGGGCGGCGATCGCCTGCTCACGGCAGTGCTGGCCGAACATCGCGAGCAGCTCGGTCAGAGTGGGCTTGCGCATCAGCTGGGCCAGCTGCGGCCGGAAGCCCAGCTCGCTGGACAGCGCGTTGGCTATCCGGACGACGTCGATCGACGTGGCCCCGAGTTGCAGCAGGTTCGCCTCCGCCGCGATGCACGGCTGGTCCAGCACGCCCTCGACGATCGCCACCAGCCGAAGCTCGGCCGGTGACCGCACCGCCGGGGCCTCGGCCGCGGGCTGGCTCGCGCGGCCGGGCTCGGGCAGCCGGCTTCGGTCGACTTTTCCGTTGGTCGACAAGGGGAAACTGTCGAGAAAGGTGATCGAGGACGGCACCATGTAAGCCGGCAGCTTGCCAGCCAGGTGCTCGGTCAGCTCGTGCCGGCTCGGCTCATCCTGGCCCTGCCCAGCCCGGTCCACCACCACATAGCCGGCCAGCCGCTTGTCGCCGTGCGCCTGCCCCCAGACCCGGACCGCGGCGGCCCGCACCGCCGGGTGCGCCTCGAGCGTCGCCTCGATCTCGCCCAGCTCGACGCGGTAACCGTGCACCTTGACCTGGCCGTCCTCCCGGCCGAGGAACTCGATGTCACCGCTGGGCAGCAACCGGCCCAGGTCGCCGGTTCGGTAGAGCCGCTCGCCGGTGATCGGGTGGGTGATAAAGCTGGCGGCGGTGCGGGCCTCGTCGCGCCAGTACCCCTGGGCCAGGCCGATGCCGCCGATGTGGAGCTGGCCCGGCACCCAGGTCGGGCAGGGTCGCAGCGCGTCGTCGAGGACGTGGAACTGCTGGTTGGCCAGCGCCTTGCCGTACGGGACGCTGCGCCAGGCCGGGTCCAGTTCGCCGATCGGGTAGTGGATCGACCAGATCGAGGCCTCGGTGGCGCCGCCCAGGCTGTGCACCTGGGCCGCGGGCGCGAGCCGGCGCAACCGGCCCGGCAACGCCAGCGGGATCCAGTCGCCGGACAGCATCACCAGCCGCAGCGAGGGCGGCAGCTCGCGGCCGCCCTCGGCGTACTCGACGAGCATGCCGAGCAGCGTCGGCACCGAGTTCCAGACGCTCACCCGGTGGGCGTGCAGCAGCTCCAGCCAGTGGGCCGGGTCGCCGGCCAGCTGCGGCCTCAGCAGCACCACCGCCGCTCCGGCGGCCAGCGCGCCGAAGATGTCGAACACCGACAGGTCAAAGCTCAGCGACGACAGCGCCAGCACCCGGTCGGCCGGGCCGACGGCAAAGCGCTGGTTGACGTCGAGGAGGGTGTTGACCGCGCCGCGGTGATCGATCATCACGCCCTTGGGGGCGCCGGTCGAGCCCGAGGTGTAGATCACGTAGGCCAGGTCATCCCCGGTCCGGCTCACCGGCTGCCAGTCCGGGCCGGCGGGGCCGCAGGAGCCCTCGTCGACCGCCAGCGCCGACACGCCGGCTGGCAGCTCCACGGCGTTGGCCCGGCCCGGTTGCACCAGCACCAGCCGGGCCTCGGTGCGCTCCAGCAGGTGGGCGACCCGCTCGGCCGGCAGCGTCGGGTCCATCGGCAGGTAGGCGGCGCCGGCGTACAGCACCGCCAGGGTGGCCGCCACCTGCTCCCAGCCGCGTTCCAAGCTCAGCGCCACCAGCTCGCCGGGCCGCACGCCGGCCGCCTGCAGCCGCCCGGCCAGCCGGCGCGCCTGGAGGTCCAGCTGCCCATAGCTCAGCTGCCGGTCCGCCGCCAGCACCGCGACCGCCTCGGGCTGGGCCTGCGCCCGGCGCTGGAACAGCTCGTGCAGCAGCGGCAGCGCCGGCGGCGACGGCTGGACCGACGGCTGCAGCCGGGCCAGCGGCAGCAACTGGTCGACGGTGGCCTGCCAGGCCGCCGGCTCGGCCAGCCGGTCCAGCAGCGCGCAGTAGGCGGCGAACATCTGGGCCACCATGCCCTCGCCGAACAGCTCGTCGATGCTGTCCCAGTTGAATTGAAGCCGGCCCTGGACCTCGAACACCGTGTGGTCGATCCACACCTGCGGGGTCTGGGTGATGCTGTGCGCGGTCTCGCCGCCTAGTGCCCGGGCCAGGTCGCCTTCGGTGAACTGCGCCTGTCCGGGGGCGGTGTCGGCCATGCCCACCGTGCTGTTGAACACCACCGGCATCGCGCCGGGCTGGGTGCCGCGTGCCTTCGACAGCTCGCGCACCACCAGCACGCCGCTCATCGCCGAGTGGTCCATGTCCTGCCACAGCCGGTCCTGGACCGCGCGGGCCTGCTCGGCGAAGCCGGCGTCGGCGGCCACGTCCACCTCGAGCAGCACCAGCGAGGTGAAGTCGCCGAGCACCGAGTTGATGTCCGGGTGCAACGGCAGCCGGTTGAACAGCGGCAGGCTCAGGGTGAAGCGCGGCTGCCGGCTCCACAGCGCCAGCACCTCGGCGAACGCGGTCAGCAGCAGCGTCGAGGCGGTCACCCCGTGCCGTCCGGCGATCGCCTTCAGCGCGTTCCACTGCTCGGCTGGCAGCACCTGCTGGTAGCGGGTGAAACGCGGCCGGCGGACGGTGTCGGGCTGGCGGGCCAGCGGCAGGTCCGGCGGCCCGGCCAGGCTTCCGGCCCGCTGCTGCCAGTACCGCCGGGCGCGCTGGTAGCGCGGGCCCTGCCGCAGCGACCGCTCGGCGAGCACGCAGTCGCGGAAGGTCACTCCCAACGGCGGCAGCTCGGCGTCGGGGTCGGTGTAGAGCTGAGCCAGCTCGCGCTCCAGCAGGTCGGTGCTCGCGGCGTCGAGAATCAGGGCGTCGGTGCTCAGGTGCAGCCGGACCTCGCCGTCGAGCAGGGTCACCGCGAACTCGAACAGCGGCCAGCGGCCGGCGTCGAACAGCTGGTGCGACATCCGGTCCCGGATCTCGGCCAGCCCGCGGTCGGCATCCGACGGCGCCAGGCCGCGCAGATCGTGGTGGGTCATCTGGTACGGCGGCGTCTGGGCCAGCACCCGCTGCTGGCCGTCGGAGGAGAACACCGCCCGTAGCATGTCGTGCCGGTCGATCAACCGGTTGAGCGCCCGGGTGAAGCGGTCGGAGTCGAACTCGGGCAGCCGGATCTCCTCATAGCCGTGCGCGCCGACCCCGCCGAGGGAGATGGTGGAGTCCCGGCCCACCCAGTAGGCCTGCTGGATGTCGGTCAGCGGGAAGGGCTGGTGGCGACCGGCCGGGTCGGGCGCCAGCCGCGGCAGCACCAGCGCCTCCTCGGCGGCGTCCCCGTCCGGCAGCGCACCGGCGGGCTGCTCGGTCGACTGGCGGGCCAGATGGCTGGCCAGGTCGGCCAGCACCGGATGCTGGAACAGGCTGCGCAGCGACAGCCGCGCCGACATCCGCTGGTTGACGGCGGCGATCAGCCGGGTCGCCAGCAGCGAGTGCCCGCCCAGGGCGAAGAAGTCATCCCGCGCCCCGACCCGGTCCAGGCGCAGCACCTCGGCCCAGATCTCAGCCAGCCGCGCCTGGGTCTCGGTGGCCGGCGGCTGGTAGCCGGCCGCGTCACCGGCGCGCTCCGGCGCGGGCAGCGCCCGGCGGTCCAGCTTGCCGTTCACCGTCAGCGGCAACCGCTCCAGCGGCACCCATCGGGTCGGCACCAGGTGCCCCGGCAGCCGCTGGGCCAGTTGCTCGCGCGCGGCCTCAACGGTGATGGCGCCAACCAGGTAGCCGACCAGGTGCTGATCACCCGGCTGGTCCTCGCGCACCAGCACGGCCGCCTCCCGCACGCCGGGCAGCGCCAGCAGCGCGCTCTCCACCTCGCCGAGCTCCACCCGGAAGCCGCGCACCTTCACCTGACGGTCGGCGCGGCCGGTGTAATCCAGGCTGCCGTCGGGATGCCGGCGGACCAGGTCGCCGGTCCGGTACATCCGCTCGCCCGCCGCGCCGAACGGGTCGGGCAGGAAACGCTGCGCGGTCAACCCCGGCCGGTGCAGGTAGCCGCGGGCCAGGCTGGCGCCGGCGATGTAGAGCTCGCCGACGACGCCGACCGGAACCGGCTGCAACCGGGCGTCGAGGACGTAGAGCCGGGTGTTGTCCACGGCCGTCCCGATCGAGGGCAGCGCCGGCCAGCGGTCGGCGTCGGCGACCGGCAACACCTCCTGGCTGGCCGCGTGCGTCTCGGTGGGGCCGTACTGGTTGTAGAACCGCTCGCCGCCGAGCCGCCGCAGCCAGGCCCGCAGCTGGTCGTTGACCTGCAGCGCCTCACCGGCGGTGATGATCTCGCAGCCGGACGGCGGCCCGGGCAGGGCGCTGTCTGCTAAGCCCGCCACCTGCTGCAGCACCGCGGACGGCAGGAACGCGCGCTGCACATCGTGCTCGGCCAGGAAGCGGTCCAGCCGGTCCAGCTCCTGGTGGCTGCCGTCGGGCAGCAACACCAGGGTGGCCCCCTGGCACAGCGTGCTCCACACCTCCTGGAAGGAGACGTCGAAGCTGATGGAGGCGAACTGCAGCACCCTGGCGGCGGGCCGGCTGCCGGCTGTCGCGCGGGTCAGCTGCCACTGCACCAGGTTGTCGGCGGTGCGCCAGGTCTGGGCGACGCCTTTGGGCTGGCCGGTCGAGCCGGAGGTGTAGAGGACGTAGGCCAGCTGGGCGGGCAGCCGGTCGACCGCCGGGTCCTGGACCGGCGCGCCGGCCCAGCCGACGGAGTCGGTGTCGAGGCAGAGCACTGCAAGCGAGCCTGGGGCCAGCGCCCCGGCCAGCGCCGCCCGGGTGCTGCTGTCGGTGAGCAGCATCGCCGGCCGGCTGTCGGCCAGCAGGAAGCCCAGCCGCTGCGCCGGATACCCGGAGTCCAGCGGCAGGTAGGCCGCGCCTGCCTTGAGCACGGCGGCCAGCGCGACGATCAGCTCGGGGCAGCGCGGCAGGCAGACCGCGATCACCGAGTCGGGCCCGACGCCCTGGCCGCGCAGGTGATGGGCCAGCTGGTTGGCGGCGGCGTCGAGCTGGGCGTAGGTCAGCCTCTGGCTGCCGGACTCCACCGCGATGGCGTGCGGGGTGGCGGCGACCTGTGCCCGGAACAGCTCGGCGATGGTGTGGGCCACCGGCTGGTCGGTGGAGTGCGCCTCCTGCGCCAGCCGCCGGCGTTCGGCCGCGTCCACCAGGGCCAGCGTCGCGGCGGGCTGGTCCGGCTGCCGGGCCAGCTGGTCCAGGGCGTGTCGCAGGTAGCCGGCGATGCGCTCGGCCGACTCCGCGTTGAACAGCGCGCTGGCGTACTCCAGGGTCCCCACGACCCGGCCGTCGGACTCCCCGAGTGACAGCGTCAGGTCGTACTTGGCCACCGAGCTGACCGCGCCCAGCGCGCGCACCTGCACGCCAGGCAGCTTCAATTCGGAATTCTCGTTGTTCTGCCAGGCGAAAAGGACTCCGAACACCGGCGCGTGGGCCAGGCTGCGAGCCGGGTTGACCAGCTCGACCACCTGCTCGAACGGCAGGTCCTGGTGCTCCAGCGCCGCCAGCGTCACCGCGCGCACCCGCTGCAGCAGCTCGGCGCCGGTGGGGTCGCCGGTCAGGTCGACCCGCAACGCCAGGGTGTTGACGAAGAACCCGATCAGGTTCTCCAGCTCGGGCCGCCGGCGGTTGGCGGTGGGCGTGCCGATGACCACCTCGTCCTGCCCGGACAGCCGGCTGAGCACCAGCGCCCAGCCGGTCAGCACGGTCATGAACAGCGTGCAGCCATGCCGCTGGCTCAGCGCGTGCAGTGAGGCGGTCAGCTCGGCGTCGAGCTCGACCCGCAGTTGGTCACCGCGGTAGTCCTGCTCGGCGGGACGGGGGGTGTCGGTCGGCAGTTCGAGCAGCGCCGGCGCGCCGTCCAGGGCCCGCTTCCAGTACTCGCACTGGCCGGCCAGCACCTCACCGCTCAGCCACTGGCGCTGCCAGGCCGCGTAGTCGGCGTACTGCGCCGGCAGCGGCGGCAACTGCGCCGGCCGGCCCTCGCGCAGGGCGGCGTAGAGCACGCCGAGCTCGCGGGCCAGCACGTCGATCGACCAGCCGTCAGACATCACGTGGTGCAGGGTCAGCAGCAGCACGTGCCGCCGCGGACCCAGCACCACCAGCCGGCCGCGGGCCAGCGGCCCCCGGGCCAGGTCGAAGGGCTCGGCGGCTTCCTGACCTCGGATGCCGACCAGCTCGGCCTCGGCGTCGGCGTGGCCGCTCAGGTCCACGATCGCCAGCTGAAAGCCGGTGTCGGCCGGGTCGATCTGCTGAACGGGCGAGCCTGAGACGGTAACCAGGCGGGTGCGCAGCGCCTCGTGCCGAGCGGCCAGCGCGTCGAGGGCGCCGGCCAGCGCCGACCGGTCCAGCGGGCCGTCCAGGCTGAACGCCTCGACCACGTGGTAGGCCTCGCTGCCGCCTTCCAGCTGCGCCAGGAACCACAGCCGCTGCTGGGCGAAGGACGGCGCCAGCGGCCCGGTCCGGTCGGCCACGGGTATGGGTGGCAGGCCCTGCTGACCGGCTGATGTCAGCTGCTGCGCTGAGGTCAGCCGCTCGGCCAGGCGCGCCACCGTGGGGGCGGCGAACAGCGCGGTGGCCGGCGCCTGATGGCCCAGTCGCTGGCTGATCCTCGACATCGCCCGGGCGGCCAGCAGCGAGTGCCCGCCCAGGGCGAAGAAATCGTCGTGCCGGGAGATCGGGCGCACCTCGAGCAGCTCGGCGAAGATCGTGGCCAGCTCGCTCTCCAGCGGCCCGACCGGCTCGGCGTGCTCACCCTGGCCGAAGGACTGCGCGTCGGGCGCGGGCAGGGCCTGCCGGTCGAGCTTGCCGTTGGGCGTCAGCGGCCAGGCGGCCAGGCGCACGTAGGCGGCCGGCGCCATGTGCGCGGGCAACGTCTGGGCCAGCCACTGCCGGACGGCGTCGGCGCTGGGGCCGGCCGGCTCGCTCTCGGAGTCGGGGCCGTCGCTGGGAGGGTCGGCGAGGTAGTAGGCCACCAGGCGCCGGTCGCCGTCGGCGAGCTCTCGGGGGGTCACCACCGCCTCCCGCACCCCGGGGCAGGTCGTCAACCGAGCCTCGATCTCGCCCAACTCGACCCGGAAGCCGCGGATCTTGACCTGGTAGTCCTCGCGTCCCAGGAACTCCAGCTCACCGCTGGGCAGCCATCGGCCGAGGTCGCCGGTGCGGTACAGCCGCTCGCCGTCGAGGAACGGGCTGGCCACGAAGCGCTCGGCGCTCAGCTCAGGCCGGTTCAGGTAGCCACGGGCTACCCCCGCGCCGCCGATGCAGATCTCCCCGGCCACGCCGTCGGGCGCCGGCTGCCCCGCCTCATCCAGCAGGTGGATCCGCACGCCGGGCAGCGGCCGGCCGATCGGCAGGATGTCCAGCCGGTCCAGCCCGTGCGCGGGCACCACGTAGTGGGTGCTGTCGACGCAGGCCTCGGTGACGCCGTAGGCGTGCACGATCTGCACCGTCGGACCGCACAGCTGTCGCAACCGGGCGGCGCTGGCCGCCGTCCAGACGTCGGAGCCGCAGACCACCGTCCGCAAGGCGGGCAGGCCGGCGCCGGCGCTCTGCCAGTGCTCCAGCATTGCGTTCAACACCGCGGGGACGAAGTCGGCGAAGCCGATCTGGCTGCGCCGCATCAGGGCGAGCAGGCCGGCGCCGTCGAGCAGCAGCTCGGACGGGCAGAGCACCAGCCGGCCGCCGAAGCCGAGCGCGCGCACCACGTCCGCGGTGAACACGTCGAAGGAGAAGCCGGCCATCTGCAGGTGCGCCAGGCCCGGGCGCAAATCCAGCACCTGCCCCCAGGCGTCGGCGATGGCAGCCAACTGGCCGTGCTCGACCAGCACCGCCTTCGGCTGGCCGGTGGACCCCGAGGTGTAGATGACGTAGGCCAGGTGCTGGCGGGTCAGGCCGACCTGGTGCGGGTCCGGGTCGGTGGTCGGGGCCTCGGCCCAGGCGTCGGTCTCGTCCAGCAGGAGCACGGAGGTGTCGGCCGGGACGGCAGGTCCGACGATGGCGGAGGTAGCGGTGTCGGTGATCAGCAGGGTGGGGTCGCTGTCGTGCAGCAGGTAGGCCAGCCGCTGGGTGGGGTAGTCGGGGTCCAGGGGCAGGTAGGCGCCGCCGGCCTTGAGCACGGCCAGCAGCGCGGTGATGAGCTCAGGGGTGCGGGGCAGGCTGATCGCGACCCGGGTGTCGGGGCCGACGCCGCGCTCGCGCAGATGGTGGGCGAGCTGGTTGGCGCGGGCGTTGAGCTGGGCGTAGGTCAGCTGCTCGGTTCCCGCTTCGACGGCGACGGACTCGGGGCCGGCGGCGACCTGTGCGCAGAACAGCTGGAGAAAGGTGCGGTACTGCTCAGCTGCCGGCAAGACCGATGCTCTCCTGTTCCGCCATCGCCTCGATCAAGCTTGCGGGGCGCATATCCGTCCAGTGCCGCTCGACGTAGTCCAGGCACTCCTGCCGGCTGCTGGCCGGCAACGCGATCGTCCAGCCCGCCGGGACGCCGGCGAACGCCGGCCACAGCGCGTGCTGCGCTTCGCCGTTGACCACGACGAGGTACTGGGCGTCGGGATCGTCGAACGGATTGCTCACCGTCGTATCCGGCGGCGAGCAAGGGAAAAAGCGCACGATGCACCAGCGGACGGTAGAGCCATGGCCGCGAGCATATCGGCTGAATTTCAGTTGGCTAGGGAGTTCTCCTTTTCAAACCCAGAAAGCGACCGCAGACACCTCGGTGTGGCACGGAATGCGGGCCTCAATGAGATCCAGGCACACAATTTGCTTCTGCACCAGCAAAACGGGCGATCGAGGACCGAGGCAATAGTCTTGCTCATACCGTTTTAGCCAAATACTGCCGAGGTGCCGGTGGAGTTCAAATCCCGCCCGATCCGGCAGCAATTCAGCCGGTGTGAATTCCCAACTCGATAGCCGCCAGCGATAGCTCGGTGCGGGTCCCTGCCGCTAACCCCCGGTTGCCGACTGCTGCGCGTGCAGGTGGCCGAGCAGCTGGCGGGGTGTCACTCCGAACGGTCCGTGCAACCGGTCGTTCGCGGCATCGGTGTAGTACCAGTGCAGCTCCTCCCAGGCCCTGAAATTGAGTTCCAGCAGAAACAGCAGGTGGTCCATCGCCCGTCGCTGACCGGCCGGACTGACGACCGGCACCTGCGCGAGCAACCGGCGAGCCATGGTTGTGTGGTCGAGCTCGACGTTGACCTCCTCGTGCTGGCGCATCACCTGTGCCGCGTCGGTCCCGGCCAGGGCGCCTGCCTGTTCCAGCAGGTCATTGACAGGAGTGCGGGTGCCGGGCAAACCCTCGGTCACCATCACCGATGCCAAGAAGCCGACCGGGTCGGTGGCGGCGATCCGGGCGAAGACATCGAGGTAGGTGACCCAGGCCGGCAGCGCGGTGGCCAGCACCACCTCGGATTCGGTCAGGCCG
The sequence above is drawn from the Jatrophihabitans sp. genome and encodes:
- a CDS encoding MbtH family protein, whose translation is MSNPFDDPDAQYLVVVNGEAQHALWPAFAGVPAGWTIALPASSRQECLDYVERHWTDMRPASLIEAMAEQESIGLAGS
- a CDS encoding amino acid adenylation domain-containing protein; amino-acid sequence: MPAAEQYRTFLQLFCAQVAAGPESVAVEAGTEQLTYAQLNARANQLAHHLRERGVGPDTRVAISLPRTPELITALLAVLKAGGAYLPLDPDYPTQRLAYLLHDSDPTLLITDTATSAIVGPAVPADTSVLLLDETDAWAEAPTTDPDPHQVGLTRQHLAYVIYTSGSTGQPKAVLVEHGQLAAIADAWGQVLDLRPGLAHLQMAGFSFDVFTADVVRALGFGGRLVLCPSELLLDGAGLLALMRRSQIGFADFVPAVLNAMLEHWQSAGAGLPALRTVVCGSDVWTAASAARLRQLCGPTVQIVHAYGVTEACVDSTHYVVPAHGLDRLDILPIGRPLPGVRIHLLDEAGQPAPDGVAGEICIGGAGVARGYLNRPELSAERFVASPFLDGERLYRTGDLGRWLPSGELEFLGREDYQVKIRGFRVELGEIEARLTTCPGVREAVVTPRELADGDRRLVAYYLADPPSDGPDSESEPAGPSADAVRQWLAQTLPAHMAPAAYVRLAAWPLTPNGKLDRQALPAPDAQSFGQGEHAEPVGPLESELATIFAELLEVRPISRHDDFFALGGHSLLAARAMSRISQRLGHQAPATALFAAPTVARLAERLTSAQQLTSAGQQGLPPIPVADRTGPLAPSFAQQRLWFLAQLEGGSEAYHVVEAFSLDGPLDRSALAGALDALAARHEALRTRLVTVSGSPVQQIDPADTGFQLAIVDLSGHADAEAELVGIRGQEAAEPFDLARGPLARGRLVVLGPRRHVLLLTLHHVMSDGWSIDVLARELGVLYAALREGRPAQLPPLPAQYADYAAWQRQWLSGEVLAGQCEYWKRALDGAPALLELPTDTPRPAEQDYRGDQLRVELDAELTASLHALSQRHGCTLFMTVLTGWALVLSRLSGQDEVVIGTPTANRRRPELENLIGFFVNTLALRVDLTGDPTGAELLQRVRAVTLAALEHQDLPFEQVVELVNPARSLAHAPVFGVLFAWQNNENSELKLPGVQVRALGAVSSVAKYDLTLSLGESDGRVVGTLEYASALFNAESAERIAGYLRHALDQLARQPDQPAATLALVDAAERRRLAQEAHSTDQPVAHTIAELFRAQVAATPHAIAVESGSQRLTYAQLDAAANQLAHHLRGQGVGPDSVIAVCLPRCPELIVALAAVLKAGAAYLPLDSGYPAQRLGFLLADSRPAMLLTDSSTRAALAGALAPGSLAVLCLDTDSVGWAGAPVQDPAVDRLPAQLAYVLYTSGSTGQPKGVAQTWRTADNLVQWQLTRATAGSRPAARVLQFASISFDVSFQEVWSTLCQGATLVLLPDGSHQELDRLDRFLAEHDVQRAFLPSAVLQQVAGLADSALPGPPSGCEIITAGEALQVNDQLRAWLRRLGGERFYNQYGPTETHAASQEVLPVADADRWPALPSIGTAVDNTRLYVLDARLQPVPVGVVGELYIAGASLARGYLHRPGLTAQRFLPDPFGAAGERMYRTGDLVRRHPDGSLDYTGRADRQVKVRGFRVELGEVESALLALPGVREAAVLVREDQPGDQHLVGYLVGAITVEAAREQLAQRLPGHLVPTRWVPLERLPLTVNGKLDRRALPAPERAGDAAGYQPPATETQARLAEIWAEVLRLDRVGARDDFFALGGHSLLATRLIAAVNQRMSARLSLRSLFQHPVLADLASHLARQSTEQPAGALPDGDAAEEALVLPRLAPDPAGRHQPFPLTDIQQAYWVGRDSTISLGGVGAHGYEEIRLPEFDSDRFTRALNRLIDRHDMLRAVFSSDGQQRVLAQTPPYQMTHHDLRGLAPSDADRGLAEIRDRMSHQLFDAGRWPLFEFAVTLLDGEVRLHLSTDALILDAASTDLLERELAQLYTDPDAELPPLGVTFRDCVLAERSLRQGPRYQRARRYWQQRAGSLAGPPDLPLARQPDTVRRPRFTRYQQVLPAEQWNALKAIAGRHGVTASTLLLTAFAEVLALWSRQPRFTLSLPLFNRLPLHPDINSVLGDFTSLVLLEVDVAADAGFAEQARAVQDRLWQDMDHSAMSGVLVVRELSKARGTQPGAMPVVFNSTVGMADTAPGQAQFTEGDLARALGGETAHSITQTPQVWIDHTVFEVQGRLQFNWDSIDELFGEGMVAQMFAAYCALLDRLAEPAAWQATVDQLLPLARLQPSVQPSPPALPLLHELFQRRAQAQPEAVAVLAADRQLSYGQLDLQARRLAGRLQAAGVRPGELVALSLERGWEQVAATLAVLYAGAAYLPMDPTLPAERVAHLLERTEARLVLVQPGRANAVELPAGVSALAVDEGSCGPAGPDWQPVSRTGDDLAYVIYTSGSTGAPKGVMIDHRGAVNTLLDVNQRFAVGPADRVLALSSLSFDLSVFDIFGALAAGAAVVLLRPQLAGDPAHWLELLHAHRVSVWNSVPTLLGMLVEYAEGGRELPPSLRLVMLSGDWIPLALPGRLRRLAPAAQVHSLGGATEASIWSIHYPIGELDPAWRSVPYGKALANQQFHVLDDALRPCPTWVPGQLHIGGIGLAQGYWRDEARTAASFITHPITGERLYRTGDLGRLLPSGDIEFLGREDGQVKVHGYRVELGEIEATLEAHPAVRAAAVRVWGQAHGDKRLAGYVVVDRAGQGQDEPSRHELTEHLAGKLPAYMVPSSITFLDSFPLSTNGKVDRSRLPEPGRASQPAAEAPAVRSPAELRLVAIVEGVLDQPCIAAEANLLQLGATSIDVVRIANALSSELGFRPQLAQLMRKPTLTELLAMFGQHCREQAIAARAQRGAQHAPGASSGPASADGVGVVEDPRARQQLKAAGLGLRSVDSGAPAVALAAPTDPAFARRYAQLRSVRQFRTEPVGVQTLSQLLAWLSQRELDGRGKYLYGSAGSSYPVQTYLYLKPGRVAGVPGGAYYYDPSEHRLVAVGAGRTLSPDAYDYFVNRPVFQAAAFALFLVAELAAIEPLYGSESLGFCQVEAGAMAQLLTMAAPELGVGLCGIGSVERAELAPLLELGPTHQLVYSMVGGLRAPQPGSIELDGAEMDGAEMDGAEMEQIEI